A genomic region of Oncorhynchus mykiss isolate Arlee chromosome 2, USDA_OmykA_1.1, whole genome shotgun sequence contains the following coding sequences:
- the LOC110505984 gene encoding E3 ubiquitin-protein ligase NHLRC1-like has translation MADVPVPPSSLRTEGILLREIHVNLLECKVCFEKYNPRQKERRPQNLSCGHVLCLECVRALSHPVLEKLECPFCRQLCDVDSTSHCQALTDLQDLLLSRSPRSPVPHRVRGGSGWVGGLGSGALRLRSAFGGWGSLINPTGVAVFGSTGTLVVVHDGERRVVVFGPQGRRLHGFGRRGRGHGEVCHPVDVAVTPSGYVVVTDAGDGAVKVFTSRGSYVLAVWDSFQMPWGVDVDSCGHILVTDIQAGTLSQVVVDFARGVTLMNRAVITDLQRPKAVACCRVTGNIALVETLGLTTTQPPNGPRPTRLTIFNKDFNVLSQIDSFTLSLGASVWPCMSAVAFDRDGDVIVIDSQRGLIWSLGKLQNGPVLTPLVSGDLVRPVGLVATAQNTLIVLDSGDHAVKMYSVHSDAILVQK, from the coding sequence ATGGCTGATGTTCCTGTTCCTCCTTCCTCACTGAGAACAGAGGGGATCCTCCTGAGAGAGATCCACGTCAACCTACTGGAGTGTAAAGTCTGCTTCGAGAAGTATAACCCACGGCAGAAGGAACGCCGGCCTCAGAACCTGTCCTGCGGCCATGTACTCTGTCTGGAATGTGTCCGGGCGCTCTCCCACCCCGTCCTCGAGAAGCTTGAGTGCCCTTTCTGCCGGCAGCTGTGTGACGTTGACAGCACCTCCCACTGCCAGGCGCTGACAGACCTCCAGGATCTTCTGCTCTCCCGCTCCCCCAGGTCACCTGTCCCTCATCGGGTCAGAGGAGGCAGCGGCTGGGTCGGAGGTCTGGGCTCTGGAGCTCTGCGGCTTCGCTCAGCCTTCGGGGGCTGGGGGTCCCTGATCAACCCCACGGGGGTGGCCGTGTTCGGGTCCACTGGGACCTTGGTGGTGGTGCACGATGGAGAAAGGAGGGTGGTGGTATTCGGGCCTCAGGGCAGGCGGCTGCACGGGTTTGGGCGGAGGGGTCGCGGTCACGGGGAGGTGTGTCACCCGGTGGATGTGGCGGTGACTCCCAGCGGGTATGTGGTTGTGACGGATGCCGGTGACGGTGCAGTGAAAGTGTTCACCTCCAGGGGGAGTTATGTTCTGGCGGTGTGGGACTCCTTCCAGATGCCCTGGGGGGTGGACGTGGACAGCTGTGGACATATCCTGGTCACTGACATCCAGGCCGGCACGCTCTCCCAGGTCGTGGTGGACTTTGCCCGTGGCGTAACTCTGATGAACCGAGCGGTCATAACCGACCTCCAGCGGCCCAAGGCAGTGGCCTGCTGTCGGGTGACGGGGAACATCGCCCTGGTGGAGACACTGGGGCTCACCACCACACAACCTCCAAATGGCCCCCGGCCTACCAGACTGACAATATTCAACAAAGACTTTAACGTGCTCTCTCAGATAGACAGCTTTACTCTGAGCCTGGGGGCCTCCGTGTGGCCCTGCATGTCTGCCGTGGCCTTTGACAGGGACGGGGATGTGATCGTGATAGACTCCCAGCGTGGGTTGATTTGGAGTTTGGGAAAGCTCCAGAACGGCCCGGTCCTAACCCCTCTGGTCAGTGGAGACTTGGTTCGCCCGGTGGGGCTGGTCGCCACAGCACAGAACACGCTGATTGTTTTAGACAGTGGAGACCATGCAGTGAAGATGTATTCAGTTCACTCGGATGCTATTCTAGTCCAAAAATGA